The Cotesia glomerata isolate CgM1 linkage group LG9, MPM_Cglom_v2.3, whole genome shotgun sequence region AAAGTAAAAGTGTTTGATAAGAAAAGACTTTATTTGATCTAAATACATATCATAAACCTTCCCAAGTGTTGATAATCATATCAGCAGCCTTCTCAGCAGTCATGATGATACCAGCACATGGATTTGAATTGGGAACATTAGGAAATATCGACGCGTCAGCAACTCTGATGTTAGAAATTCCATGCAACCGTAATTCATTATCCACAACAGCGTCGGGATCGCTTTTGGGTCCCATTTTGCAGGTTCCGGACTGATGATTCTCCGGACCAGTCTCCATTCTTATATAACACTCCCAATAAGCATCAGATCCAAAAGGATACTTAGCACAATCCGGTAGAACCGTATCATCGACTCTCAAGTCCCACTTCTTCATAGTCTGAGTTTTCGTAAGCTCAATCACCTTCTTAACCCCCTCGATCAACACTTTCAAGTCCTGCTCGTCGGTAAAGTAGTTTGGATAGATCACCGGCGAATCTAACGGATTCGCCGATCTTAGAGTCAAAAGTCCTCGAGACTTGACAACTACTGCAGTGGGCCTTGCCAAAATTTCCCTCCTTCTCGGACAAACACCTAAGCTTCCATCAAAGCATTCATGATCTTGCCCAGTTCTCGGACAAGAGGAACTAAAGCCATCAAAGAAGACCTGGATGTCGGGAACTCCCGGAGTGGCGAAAGAACTCTCAAGAAAAGCAGTCACCTGCGTCAGCCCAGTGCTTGTCAACGGCCCAGTCTGATTAGTTAAATACTCGTTGATAGCTTCAAGAGTGATATCCTCGTAGTATGTATCATTAATGCTCATCTTCAGACCAACAGACACGTGATTATGAAGATTCCGTCCTACTGGAAGATCATGATACAACGGAATCCCCAATTTCTTCATATCATTTCTAGGACCTATTCCCGAAGACAACAAGATTTGAGGCGAACCTACTGCTCCTGCAGTCAAGACAACCTCTTTATCAGCCTTGATTCTCCTTTTAACTCCAAACTTATCAATCAATTCGACTCCCCAAGCGTTCTTGCTCCAAGAACTCTTGATAATCTTCGTCACATGCGCATTAGTAAGGACCTTTAAATTGGACTTGTGAACAATAGGCCGTAAGTAGAACCTGGAAGTGGTTCCTCTTAGCCCTCTTTCAGTCATCATCGGAGCTACCATGAACCCAGTCTGCTTCTCACCGTAGAGCCG contains the following coding sequences:
- the LOC123271968 gene encoding glucose dehydrogenase [FAD, quinone]-like isoform X1; protein product: MRVLSSVPRCVMWATVPSFGIFKQSCCYQLIDVVVVVNMEPLTINYSLENVPEWNVTYACEMFDANNKCQFEDITYSPRACGQNITAFMLMLQTLMVSTCDIADPCRRTGTNTIKDDEVYDFIIVGAGVAGPVVARRLAEQEPWWRVLLIEAGPEEPTMTAFPAFAFSAINSQLDWNFTTEPTQPHPTACLKSGGRCTWPRGKMVSGTGGLYGMMYVRGHPEVYNRWAQAGNEGWSYQQVKHYFERAENPEIPGLTSGSLFKRTKVGGPLKIEYFPYKPPFGDEILKAALELGYRTTRLYGEKQTGFMVAPMMTERGLRGTTSRFYLRPIVHKSNLKVLTNAHVTKIIKSSWSKNAWGVELIDKFGVKRRIKADKEVVLTAGAVGSPQILLSSGIGPRNDMKKLGIPLYHDLPVGRNLHNHVSVGLKMSINDTYYEDITLEAINEYLTNQTGPLTSTGLTQVTAFLESSFATPGVPDIQVFFDGFSSSCPRTGQDHECFDGSLGVCPRRREILARPTAVVVKSRGLLTLRSANPLDSPVIYPNYFTDEQDLKVLIEGVKKVIELTKTQTMKKWDLRVDDTVLPDCAKYPFGSDAYWECYIRMETGPENHQSGTCKMGPKSDPDAVVDNELRLHGISNIRVADASIFPNVPNSNPCAGIIMTAEKAADMIINTWEGL
- the LOC123271968 gene encoding glucose dehydrogenase [FAD, quinone]-like isoform X2 translates to MEKGIIFLTLLKAGAMSSPVHWLENVPEWNVTYACEMFDANNKCQFEDITYSPRACGQNITAFMLMLQTLMVSTCDIADPCRRTGTNTIKDDEVYDFIIVGAGVAGPVVARRLAEQEPWWRVLLIEAGPEEPTMTAFPAFAFSAINSQLDWNFTTEPTQPHPTACLKSGGRCTWPRGKMVSGTGGLYGMMYVRGHPEVYNRWAQAGNEGWSYQQVKHYFERAENPEIPGLTSGSLFKRTKVGGPLKIEYFPYKPPFGDEILKAALELGYRTTRLYGEKQTGFMVAPMMTERGLRGTTSRFYLRPIVHKSNLKVLTNAHVTKIIKSSWSKNAWGVELIDKFGVKRRIKADKEVVLTAGAVGSPQILLSSGIGPRNDMKKLGIPLYHDLPVGRNLHNHVSVGLKMSINDTYYEDITLEAINEYLTNQTGPLTSTGLTQVTAFLESSFATPGVPDIQVFFDGFSSSCPRTGQDHECFDGSLGVCPRRREILARPTAVVVKSRGLLTLRSANPLDSPVIYPNYFTDEQDLKVLIEGVKKVIELTKTQTMKKWDLRVDDTVLPDCAKYPFGSDAYWECYIRMETGPENHQSGTCKMGPKSDPDAVVDNELRLHGISNIRVADASIFPNVPNSNPCAGIIMTAEKAADMIINTWEGL